One genomic window of Acidovorax radicis includes the following:
- a CDS encoding branched-chain amino acid ABC transporter substrate-binding protein, which produces MNLVPRKWPRQWLKAGACAAALVMAAHAGAAETVKIGFIDLLSGPFALTGQSSLNQLREVVAQVNAKAGPNEPRFEVVDFDNKGTPQESLNALKAATDRGVRYITQGGGSGVALALVDALNKLAERDPERATVYLNYAAMDPQLTNERCSFWHFRFYPSSEMKMEALTTYLQGRKDVKRVYLINQDYTHGRQVSKAAKEYLARKRPDIEIVGDDFIPIAQTRDFASYVAKIAATKADTVITSNWGSDLTLLFKSSRDYGLNINYFTLNANNPGTPAQIGAWGDGKVGVIWNWVHNAPTPELEKIYVDYKKKTGDDFVFAAHWNSVHMLREAMRKAQSTDAKKVALALEGMTYKSPMGDVRMRKTDHQLEAPLYLGIWAKQGSKGVKYDAEKTGYGFRSEVVWDSYISAQPTSCQMKRPS; this is translated from the coding sequence ATGAATTTGGTTCCCAGGAAATGGCCCCGCCAATGGTTGAAAGCCGGTGCCTGCGCTGCCGCGCTGGTGATGGCGGCGCACGCTGGCGCGGCCGAGACGGTGAAGATCGGCTTCATCGACCTGCTGTCCGGCCCGTTCGCCCTTACCGGGCAAAGCTCGCTCAACCAGTTGCGCGAGGTGGTGGCACAGGTCAACGCCAAGGCCGGGCCCAACGAGCCCAGGTTCGAGGTGGTGGACTTTGACAACAAGGGCACACCGCAGGAGAGCCTGAATGCGCTCAAGGCCGCCACCGACCGCGGCGTGCGCTACATCACCCAGGGGGGCGGTTCGGGCGTGGCGCTGGCGCTGGTGGATGCGCTCAACAAGCTCGCCGAGCGCGACCCCGAGCGCGCCACCGTGTACCTGAACTACGCCGCCATGGACCCGCAGCTCACCAACGAGCGCTGCAGCTTCTGGCACTTTCGTTTCTATCCGTCGAGCGAGATGAAGATGGAGGCGCTGACCACCTACCTGCAAGGCCGCAAGGATGTGAAGCGCGTGTACCTGATCAACCAGGACTACACCCACGGCCGCCAGGTCTCCAAGGCCGCCAAGGAATACCTGGCCCGCAAGCGGCCTGACATCGAGATCGTGGGCGACGACTTCATCCCCATCGCCCAGACGCGCGACTTTGCCTCGTACGTGGCCAAGATCGCCGCGACCAAGGCAGACACCGTCATCACCTCCAACTGGGGCAGCGACCTGACGCTGCTGTTCAAGTCGTCCCGCGACTACGGGCTCAACATCAACTACTTCACGTTGAATGCCAACAACCCCGGCACCCCCGCGCAGATCGGCGCTTGGGGCGACGGCAAGGTGGGCGTGATCTGGAACTGGGTGCACAACGCGCCCACCCCCGAGCTGGAAAAGATCTACGTGGACTACAAGAAAAAGACGGGCGACGACTTTGTGTTTGCCGCCCATTGGAACAGCGTGCACATGCTGCGCGAGGCCATGCGCAAGGCCCAGTCCACCGACGCCAAGAAGGTCGCCCTGGCCCTGGAAGGCATGACCTACAAGAGCCCCATGGGCGACGTGCGCATGCGCAAGACCGACCACCAGCTCGAAGCGCCGCTGTACCTGGGCATCTGGGCCAAGCAGGGCAGCAAGGGCGTGAAGTACGACGCCGAGAAAACCGGCTACGGCTTCCGTTCCGAAGTGGTCTGGGACTCTTACATCAGTGCCCAGCCCACGTCCTGTCAGATGAAGCGGCCATCCTGA